GTACGTGAAAAAAATATCTGACAAGGTGGTCACTATGTTGAGAAATAAAACTGACGAGCTACAACGACGAGCGCAGTTACAAAGCCAATTGCAACAGGCTATTGAAGCACAGGCTTTACATGGAGGCAGTTCTTCTGTAATGCCAGAGGCAGTGATGGTGGCTAGTCGAAGGCCAACTTCTCTGTCTATGACACCTCAAACTTCAGGCCTAGTGCCAAACCAGAACATTCTTCACCCTTGCACGTCAAACATGCAGATTGAGGTTGAGAAAAAGCATCATGGTCAGGATCATTATCCAAACTTTCAGCCCATGGGAATTACTAGCGCAGAGCCGGGTGTCCAGTCCGGTCCATGGACGATGCAGTCAGGAGCCAGTCAGAGTGAGAGCCAATACATGGCCAGGCAACCGCAGGCTACAAATTTTGTTGGCTACAGCCTAGCAAATGGGTCAAAGCCAGTTATTcagccaaattctcagcacaatcACATACTTGGCCAAAATGATAGTGCTATTGGAGTGCGACAGCCTCAGATTACAAGGTTGAATGAAATTTTGAGAGCCAACCAACAAGAGATGGGCACACAAAGGTACCAAACTCTTGGAGCACAACAAGCTGATGCCTCCAACATGCAGCCTGGTCAGCTTAGAATACGGAATAATCAGGAGGATGCTAGGCAAACAGGTTTCTTACATCCACCATTCAAGGCATCTGAGCCCATGACTCCACCTGTACAACAGATTCCAGGTGCTCAGCAAAGCACTTTGTTTTGTCAGAACTCTCAAATTCCAGGTACTTAAGCGGCTTTATTTAACAAAAAATTGTGAATGCCATAAAACTCCAATCATTGTTTTCCTTTGATTTTGTTTGTTTTTCACAAGTTACTGTGTCTGATATTTCAGCTATgatgaggagtactacagtatATGATCTCGAGGAAATATTTTGTAAGGTGAGAGAATCCTCTATTTTATATATGTGCGTTATATTATTTCTATAAATATATTCCTAATATGGGTAGTTATGCACAATTGCTTGAGTAAACCCAATTTAATTAAGGTTCTTGTACATGTAATGGGATGTTGTGTTTACCTGACCTTGTAGTTTAATGCAGAAGCCATCCTAGTTGAATGACTAAATCAAGTTGATGAGTTGTCGATGGTTGTTTTGTTAAATTTGTACAGCTCGGCCTAATTGTATTGCTGCAATATTTCATTGCAGATCAAGTCTTGGAAAGATGcttattttcctcagtttttggaACTGGACCGTAGAGTCATTCTTCCAACACTAACAGAGGTCATTTCTCCTTTTCCTAGAGATGAATCTTCATTCATTGTTGATTTTGCGCATCTCTGTCACTTAAACCCTTGGTTCCATCTCCATACAGGAACAATTCTCATCACTACCTGAAGAGAAAGCTAATCAATACAAACGCAAAGCAGATTTCAAGAAATCAATCAGAAGGATACTGAATTTGATGTCGTTGCAGAGGAGTGATGTGCACAAGGGTTTGAAGGTGGACCTCCCCAAGTACGAAAAACTCATACATCATTTTCTGGCTCTTCTCGAGAGGAATAAAACTTGCCATGCTGAGATGAATACAGGATATCAGTTGCAGAATTGTGATGAGCAGCGCAAAGCCATCAATCTTACTGGCAATGCATCCCCAATCAGTGGTGGTGCAAGGTAGGTAAAAGCAATAGCTTGGACAAATCTGGAGATATTTGTTTTGAAATATCAAAATAGAATGCTAAGATATATTGCATAGCTAGTTGGAACTGTCAACAAAGCATGTCATCCTTAATAGCTCAAATAGTACTCACTTTTTGCTTAACATTGTATGGTAACCAACGTCATTAGCAATTCTGCTTACTCTTACTCCCTTTATTTAATGTGTTTATCCTTTTTCATTTGCAGTAGGGAGCAAAAGCAACCTGCAGATGCAAGCATTTTGCAGCCGAGGCAAACAACTATGGCTAGAACAACAACACCTCATCAACAGAGCAATGATAACTACTTGCTAGGAACAGAAAGTGCTTCTTTCTCTTCACCAGGATCATTGCAGTCTTGGTCTTCCAGT
The window above is part of the Triticum aestivum cultivar Chinese Spring chromosome 2A, IWGSC CS RefSeq v2.1, whole genome shotgun sequence genome. Proteins encoded here:
- the LOC123184176 gene encoding uncharacterized protein isoform X2; translation: MAATGGGSGGGGGGRQWIEAETPDFRARMRRIYLPTKLATYFQHKYSPNSMEAQTLIARLEEDAFRGTNSKVEYVKKISDKVVTMLRNKTDELQRRAQLQSQLQQAIEAQALHGGSSSVMPEAVMVASRRPTSLSMTPQTSGLVPNQNILHPCTSNMQIEVEKKHHGQDHYPNFQPMGITSAEPGVQSGPWTMQSGASQSESQYMARQPQATNFVGYSLANGSKPVIQPNSQHNHILGQNDSAIGVRQPQITRLNEILRANQQEMGTQRYQTLGAQQADASNMQPGQLRIRNNQEDARQTGFLHPPFKASEPMTPPVQQIPGAQQSTLFCQNSQIPAMMRSTTVYDLEEIFCKIKSWKDAYFPQFLELDRRVILPTLTEEQFSSLPEEKANQYKRKADFKKSIRRILNLMSLQRSDVHKGLKVDLPKYEKLIHHFLALLERNKTCHAEMNTGYQLQNCDEQRKAINLTGNASPISGGAREQKQPADASILQPRQTTMARTTTPHQQSNDNYLLGTESASFSSPGSLQSWSSSMPKSMRPSPHANPVVAPVSPCAPVPIISMDVDSITAFLMDDNAAAALPPKANGSNQVTPTEPIVPASPLQADIAAGHGEVQARGGDGTPMTKRPIDRLMDAIRSSSPGALRSSVNSIRSFLSMSDIVPHGRIGTMLDCKSSLQQQGGSNTVNKMKRVFNHTVSRSESLPLRSMDGSCMSFECGASDSGSSSEVNFKRQKTQNASNEALLEEIKSINNTLIDTVLSISDYCGMDGISRCDGGTTIKLSYSAVSLSLTFKSVFATSEACLVLPVKLFVPADYPSSSPVLRNDERDEVPRKNSSAISASAEAMARAWDASVRKAVMRFARQQGGGTISSMFGGWKRCAAA
- the LOC123184176 gene encoding uncharacterized protein isoform X1, whose protein sequence is MAATGGGSGGGGGGRQWIEAETPDFRARMRRIYLPTKLATYFQHKYSPNSMEAQTLIARLEEDAFRGTNSKVEYVKKISDKVVTMLRNKTDELQRRAQLQSQLQQAIEAQALHGGSSSVMPEAVMVASRRPTSLSMTPQTSGLVPNQNILHPCTSNMQIEVEKKHHGQDHYPNFQPMGITSAEPGVQSGPWTMQSGASQSESQYMARQPQATNFVGYSLANGSKPVIQPNSQHNHILGQNDSAIGVRQPQITRLNEILRANQQEMGTQRYQTLGAQQADASNMQPGQLRIRNNQEDARQTGFLHPPFKASEPMTPPVQQIPGAQQSTLFCQNSQIPAMMRSTTVYDLEEIFCKIKSWKDAYFPQFLELDRRVILPTLTEEQFSSLPEEKANQYKRKADFKKSIRRILNLMSLQRSDVHKGLKVDLPKYEKLIHHFLALLERNKTCHAEMNTGYQLQNCDEQRKAINLTGNASPISGGASREQKQPADASILQPRQTTMARTTTPHQQSNDNYLLGTESASFSSPGSLQSWSSSMPKSMRPSPHANPVVAPVSPCAPVPIISMDVDSITAFLMDDNAAAALPPKANGSNQVTPTEPIVPASPLQADIAAGHGEVQARGGDGTPMTKRPIDRLMDAIRSSSPGALRSSVNSIRSFLSMSDIVPHGRIGTMLDCKSSLQQQGGSNTVNKMKRVFNHTVSRSESLPLRSMDGSCMSFECGASDSGSSSEVNFKRQKTQNASNEALLEEIKSINNTLIDTVLSISDYCGMDGISRCDGGTTIKLSYSAVSLSLTFKSVFATSEACLVLPVKLFVPADYPSSSPVLRNDERDEVPRKNSSAISASAEAMARAWDASVRKAVMRFARQQGGGTISSMFGGWKRCAAA